One part of the Pogoniulus pusillus isolate bPogPus1 chromosome 8, bPogPus1.pri, whole genome shotgun sequence genome encodes these proteins:
- the B4GALT2 gene encoding beta-1,4-galactosyltransferase 2: MTRLLLGVTLERICKAVLLLCLLHFVIIMILYFDVYAQHLDFFSRFNARNASRAHPNSNSSRPNSTVPSYGLAGAEAPSPSTKPSTNLSATEKPLQPCQETPPGLVGRLLIEFSSPMSMERVQRENPDVRQGGKYTPPDCLPRQKVAILIPFRHREHHLKYWLHYLHPILRRQKVAYGIYIINQFGEDTFNRAKLLNVGFLEALKDDEEYDCFIFSDVDLIPMDDRNLYRCYEQPRHFAVGMDKFGFRLPYAGYFGGVSGLSKSQFLKINGFPNEYWGWGGEDDDIFNRISLNGMKVSRPDIRIGRYRMIKHERDKHNEPNPQRFTKIQNTKMTMKRDGISSLQYRLVEVSRQPMYTNITVEIGRPPPRLARG; encoded by the exons ATGACCAGGCTGCTCTTGGGGGTGACCCTGGAAAGGATTTGCAAGgccgtgctgctgctctgcctgctccacttTGTCATCATCATGATCCTCTACTTTGATGTCTACGCGCAGCACCTGGACTTCTTCAGCCGCTTCAATGCCAGGAATGCCTCGCGTGCCCACCCCAACTCCAACTCGTCCCGCCCCAATAGCACCGTCCCCAGCTATGGGCTGGCTGGTGCTGAGGCTCCATCCCCCAGCACCAAGCCCAGCACCAACCTGTCTGCCACTGAGAAGcccttgcagccctgccaggagaCACCTCCTGGCTTAG TTGGGCGCCTGCTCATCGAGTTCAGCTCTCCCATGAGCATGGAGCGGGTGCAGCGGGAAAACCCTGACGTGCGCCAGGGTGGCAAGTACACGCCTCCAGACTGCCTGCCCCGGCAGAAGGTGGCCATCCTCATCCCTTTCCGGCACCGCGAGCACCACCTCAAGTACTGGCTGCACTACCTGCACCCCATCCTGCGCCGTCAGAAGGTGGCTTATGGCATCTACATCATCAACCAG ttTGGCGAGGACACCTTCAACCGGGCCAAGCTGCTCAATGTGGGGTTCCTGGAGGCGCTCAAGGACGACGAGGAGTATGACTGCTTCATCTTCAGTGATGTGGACCTCATTCCTATGGATGACCGCAACCTTTATCGCTGCTATGAGCAGCCGCGGCACTTTGCTGTTGGCATGGACAAGTTTGGGTTCAG GCTGCCCTATGCTGGCTACTTTGGTGGCGTCTCTGGGCTGAGCAAATCTCAGTTCCTGAAGATCAATGGCTTTCCCAATGAAtactggggctggggaggagaggacgATGACATCTTTAACCG catctccctgaATGGCATGAAGGTGTCGAGGCCCGACATCCGCATTGGGAGGTACCGCATGATCAAGCATGAACGTGACAAACACAATGAACCCAACCCGCAGAG ATTCACCAAGATCCAGAACACCAAAATGACGATGAAGCGGGATGGGATCAGTTCACTGCAGTACCGGCTGGTGGAGGTCTCTCGCCAGCCCATGTACACCAACATCACCGTGGAGATCGGCAGGCCACCCCCGCGCCTCGCCCGGGGCTAG